CACAAGGGTGACCAAAAGTCACGGAACCGAGTTGTCGCTTTTCAATTTGAACGTCTCTGACCAGACTATCTCGATCCTTCGGTGCCAAATCGAAGCCCAGGCCCGACCGGACCATCCCCGGCAACATCACCCTGCCCTGCACGCCAGCTGATGAAACGATCCAATCCCCAAACGCTGCTTGCCATCACCACGACCGCGGCGATCACGGCACTGATTTGCCTGAGCCTGGCCCCCCGCAGCGGTCGACAAGCCGGCGCCCAGTCGCCACCCACCGAATCCAAATCGGCCGAGACGGATTCTGCGAGCGACCCAAAGACGGAATCGAAAACCGCCGTCCAACCAGGGCCCAAGGCCGACGACGTCCTGAAAGACCTAGTCGAAGGCAATCAACGATTCGTCGCTGGGGAAAGCCGCCATCCTCACGAGTCGAAAAACTGGCGTGCCAGCCTGGAGGCGTCGCAGTCCCCCAAAGCCGTGATCTTGGGCTGTGCCGATTCACGCGTGCCGCCGGAGATCATCTTGGACCAAGGCTTGGGCGATTTGTTCGTCGTCCGCGTCGCGGGGAACGTCGTCGACACCGATGTGACTGCGTCGATCGAATACGCCGTCGATCACTGTGGCACCAACTTGGTCGTGGTCATGGGCCACACCGGTTGCGGCGCCGTGACCGCGGCACACCAGCATTTGATTCGTGAGGTCAACGAAACCGATGAAATCGAAACCTTGCTGTATCGCATCGAACCGGCACTGGAAAAGGTCGACCGAAGCAAAGCGTTGCGCGAGCAAATCAATGAAGGCGTGCGTCACAACGTCGAATTGTCGGTCCGGCGGCTGAAGGAAGTGCCCGACCTGATGAAAAGCCTTCGACACCGCGACTTGATGATCGTCGGCGCCGTCTATGACCTGCATTCCGGCAAGGTCGAGTTCTTGAAATAGACACCGGCGTGAACGCCGGCGGATTCAACCGGCAAGGTGTTTCAGTACGGCATCATGAATCATGCCGTTGGTCCCCAGCCCGTTGCCGCCCTGTGCGGTCACCTGCCCGGACCAATCGGTGAAACGTCCGCCGGCTTCGACGACCACGGGTAAAACGGCCGCAACGTCCCAGGCGTTGCAAATCGGATCAACCATCAAATCCGCCCGCCCGGTGGCGATCAACAGGTACCCGTAACCATCGCCCCATGTTCGCGTGATCCAAGCCTGTTTTTCCAAGCTTTGATAGGCCGCCGCGGCGCCCTGTTCGGCGAACGAATCGACCTGGCTGGTCACGAACACCGACCGCCCGAGATCGTCTTTTTTCGAAACGCGTGCCGAAGCCCACCGCAGATCGGTCCCGACCGTCGTTGCATCAGCACCACGCGGCAGTTCGCTAGCATGCCAACAACCGTGCCCGATCGCGGCCGCGGCAATTTCCCCCAAAGCGGGAATGAAAATGACACCGCCCAACGGCTGGCCGTCCATCTCCAACGCCAGCAGGGTCGAATACAGGGGCACGCCGCAAACAAACGATTTGGTCCCGTCGATCGGATCAACCGTCCATCGATACGCCGAGGTGCCCTCCTGGGTCGGAAACTCTTCACCTTGGATGGTGTCATCGGCAAAGCGTTCACCGACCAGCCGACGCGTCAGTTGTTCTGCTTCGCGGTCGGCCACCGTCACAG
The Crateriforma spongiae DNA segment above includes these coding regions:
- a CDS encoding inositol monophosphatase family protein, which produces MNDPRHWTELHEGRLTAMIDIAIAAGRHTLRYYQADDLDVIAKSDDSPVTVADREAEQLTRRLVGERFADDTIQGEEFPTQEGTSAYRWTVDPIDGTKSFVCGVPLYSTLLALEMDGQPLGGVIFIPALGEIAAAAIGHGCWHASELPRGADATTVGTDLRWASARVSKKDDLGRSVFVTSQVDSFAEQGAAAAYQSLEKQAWITRTWGDGYGYLLIATGRADLMVDPICNAWDVAAVLPVVVEAGGRFTDWSGQVTAQGGNGLGTNGMIHDAVLKHLAG
- a CDS encoding carbonic anhydrase is translated as MKRSNPQTLLAITTTAAITALICLSLAPRSGRQAGAQSPPTESKSAETDSASDPKTESKTAVQPGPKADDVLKDLVEGNQRFVAGESRHPHESKNWRASLEASQSPKAVILGCADSRVPPEIILDQGLGDLFVVRVAGNVVDTDVTASIEYAVDHCGTNLVVVMGHTGCGAVTAAHQHLIREVNETDEIETLLYRIEPALEKVDRSKALREQINEGVRHNVELSVRRLKEVPDLMKSLRHRDLMIVGAVYDLHSGKVEFLK